From Capra hircus breed San Clemente chromosome 1, ASM170441v1, whole genome shotgun sequence, the proteins below share one genomic window:
- the ICOSLG gene encoding ICOS ligand isoform X2 translates to MVGSDVRLRCIYPEGNSFDLNDLYVYWQISMAGKGNADSVVTYHLSGNSSASHDDNHYKDRARLSLDSMKRGDFSLHLRNVTPQDEQKFNCLVFRKSLELEKILEVSVTLHVAANYSMPVVSGPSQDEELTFTCTSTNGYPRPNVYWINKTDNSVLDGALQNSTVSLNARGLYDVVSVLRIGRTPHVNVGCCIENVLLHQNLTSGQTETFTGTKDSITEDPVDGSPSGEHQPILGVLVVLAVIVSLAVATGWLCRSRCQPRSYTGAQVERPELALAGAESLEHEAPPHTLSPFPWSPSITALRVGLSSKSRPFVQTSTSEFPHKRHVTPALLWGSITHKAFGFGFPLTGASGCQGLWGPASRLHA, encoded by the exons ATGGTGGGCAGCGATGTCCGGCTCCGCTGCATTTACCCTGAAGGAAACAGCTTTGATTTAAACGATCTTTACGTTTACTGGCAAATCAGCATGGCGGGCAAAGGGAATGCCGACTCCGTGGTGACCTACCACCTATCCGGAAACAGCTCTGCCAGCCATGATGACAACCACTACAAGGACCGGGCTCGGCTGTCCTTGGACAGCATGAAGCGGGGCGACTTCTCTCTGCACCTGCGCAACGTCACTCCCCAGGATGAGCAGAAGTTCAACTGCCTGGTGTTTCGGAAATCCTTGGAATTAGAAAAGATTTTGGAAGTTTCGGTCACGCTGCACGTGGCAG CAAACTACAGCATGCCCGTGGTCAGTGGCCCGTCCCAGGATGAGGAGCTCACCTTCACGTGCACGTCCACCAACGGCTACCCGCGGCCAAACGTGTACTGGATCAACAAGACGGACAACAGCGTGCTGGATGGCGCCCTGCAGAACAGCACGGTGTCCCTGAACGCGCGGGGCCTGTATGATGTGGTCAGTGTCCTGAGGATCGGGCGAACCCCCCACGTCAACGTGGGCTGCTGCATTGAGAACGTGCTGCTACACCAGAACCTCACGAGCGGCCAGACAG AAACGTTCACAGGAACCAAGGACAGCATCACAGAGGACCCCGTCGATGGCAGCCCCAGCGGGGAACACCAGCCGATTCTTGGAGTCCTTGTCGTGCTGGCCGTGATCGTGTCCCTGGCTGTCGCCACAGGCTGGCTGTGCAGGAGCAGGTGTCAGCCCAGAAGCTACACAG GTGCCCAGGTGGAAAGGCCGGAGCTGGCGCTCGCGG GAGCAGAGAGCCTGGAGCATGAGGCCCCGCCCCACACCCTGTCTCCATTCCCCTGGTCTCCCTCCATCACAGCCCTCAGGGTGGGGCTCTCCAGCAAGTCCAGACCCTTTGTGCAGACGAGCACCTCAGAGTTCCCACACAAACGTCACGTGACTCCTGCCCTGCTCTGGGGAAGTATCACACACAAAGCCTTTGGTTTCGGTTTCCCACTGACAGGTGCCTCAGGCTGCCAGGGCCTTTGGGGTCCTGCCAGCCGGCTCCATGCCTGA
- the ICOSLG gene encoding ICOS ligand isoform X3: MRPRSPGLLLLLLWGLQAESQEEVRAMVGSDVRLRCIYPEGNSFDLNDLYVYWQISMAGKGNADSVVTYHLSGNSSASHDDNHYKDRARLSLDSMKRGDFSLHLRNVTPQDEQKFNCLVFRKSLELEKILEVSVTLHVAANYSMPVVSGPSQDEELTFTCTSTNGYPRPNVYWINKTDNSVLDGALQNSTVSLNARGLYDVVSVLRIGRTPHVNVGCCIENVLLHQNLTSGQTETFTGTKDSITEDPVDGSPSGEHQPILGVLVVLAVIVSLAVATGWLCRSRCQPRSYTGAQVERPELALAGHV, from the exons ATGCGGCCGAGGAG TCCTggactgctcctgctgctgctctgggGCCTGCAAGCTG AGAGTCAAGAAGAAGTCCGAGCGATGGTGGGCAGCGATGTCCGGCTCCGCTGCATTTACCCTGAAGGAAACAGCTTTGATTTAAACGATCTTTACGTTTACTGGCAAATCAGCATGGCGGGCAAAGGGAATGCCGACTCCGTGGTGACCTACCACCTATCCGGAAACAGCTCTGCCAGCCATGATGACAACCACTACAAGGACCGGGCTCGGCTGTCCTTGGACAGCATGAAGCGGGGCGACTTCTCTCTGCACCTGCGCAACGTCACTCCCCAGGATGAGCAGAAGTTCAACTGCCTGGTGTTTCGGAAATCCTTGGAATTAGAAAAGATTTTGGAAGTTTCGGTCACGCTGCACGTGGCAG CAAACTACAGCATGCCCGTGGTCAGTGGCCCGTCCCAGGATGAGGAGCTCACCTTCACGTGCACGTCCACCAACGGCTACCCGCGGCCAAACGTGTACTGGATCAACAAGACGGACAACAGCGTGCTGGATGGCGCCCTGCAGAACAGCACGGTGTCCCTGAACGCGCGGGGCCTGTATGATGTGGTCAGTGTCCTGAGGATCGGGCGAACCCCCCACGTCAACGTGGGCTGCTGCATTGAGAACGTGCTGCTACACCAGAACCTCACGAGCGGCCAGACAG AAACGTTCACAGGAACCAAGGACAGCATCACAGAGGACCCCGTCGATGGCAGCCCCAGCGGGGAACACCAGCCGATTCTTGGAGTCCTTGTCGTGCTGGCCGTGATCGTGTCCCTGGCTGTCGCCACAGGCTGGCTGTGCAGGAGCAGGTGTCAGCCCAGAAGCTACACAG GTGCCCAGGTGGAAAGGCCGGAGCTGGCGCTCGCGG ggcacGTGTGA
- the ICOSLG gene encoding ICOS ligand isoform X1, whose protein sequence is MRPRSPGLLLLLLWGLQAESQEEVRAMVGSDVRLRCIYPEGNSFDLNDLYVYWQISMAGKGNADSVVTYHLSGNSSASHDDNHYKDRARLSLDSMKRGDFSLHLRNVTPQDEQKFNCLVFRKSLELEKILEVSVTLHVAANYSMPVVSGPSQDEELTFTCTSTNGYPRPNVYWINKTDNSVLDGALQNSTVSLNARGLYDVVSVLRIGRTPHVNVGCCIENVLLHQNLTSGQTETFTGTKDSITEDPVDGSPSGEHQPILGVLVVLAVIVSLAVATGWLCRSRCQPRSYTGAQVERPELALAGAESLEHEAPPHTLSPFPWSPSITALRVGLSSKSRPFVQTSTSEFPHKRHVTPALLWGSITHKAFGFGFPLTGASGCQGLWGPASRLHA, encoded by the exons ATGCGGCCGAGGAG TCCTggactgctcctgctgctgctctgggGCCTGCAAGCTG AGAGTCAAGAAGAAGTCCGAGCGATGGTGGGCAGCGATGTCCGGCTCCGCTGCATTTACCCTGAAGGAAACAGCTTTGATTTAAACGATCTTTACGTTTACTGGCAAATCAGCATGGCGGGCAAAGGGAATGCCGACTCCGTGGTGACCTACCACCTATCCGGAAACAGCTCTGCCAGCCATGATGACAACCACTACAAGGACCGGGCTCGGCTGTCCTTGGACAGCATGAAGCGGGGCGACTTCTCTCTGCACCTGCGCAACGTCACTCCCCAGGATGAGCAGAAGTTCAACTGCCTGGTGTTTCGGAAATCCTTGGAATTAGAAAAGATTTTGGAAGTTTCGGTCACGCTGCACGTGGCAG CAAACTACAGCATGCCCGTGGTCAGTGGCCCGTCCCAGGATGAGGAGCTCACCTTCACGTGCACGTCCACCAACGGCTACCCGCGGCCAAACGTGTACTGGATCAACAAGACGGACAACAGCGTGCTGGATGGCGCCCTGCAGAACAGCACGGTGTCCCTGAACGCGCGGGGCCTGTATGATGTGGTCAGTGTCCTGAGGATCGGGCGAACCCCCCACGTCAACGTGGGCTGCTGCATTGAGAACGTGCTGCTACACCAGAACCTCACGAGCGGCCAGACAG AAACGTTCACAGGAACCAAGGACAGCATCACAGAGGACCCCGTCGATGGCAGCCCCAGCGGGGAACACCAGCCGATTCTTGGAGTCCTTGTCGTGCTGGCCGTGATCGTGTCCCTGGCTGTCGCCACAGGCTGGCTGTGCAGGAGCAGGTGTCAGCCCAGAAGCTACACAG GTGCCCAGGTGGAAAGGCCGGAGCTGGCGCTCGCGG GAGCAGAGAGCCTGGAGCATGAGGCCCCGCCCCACACCCTGTCTCCATTCCCCTGGTCTCCCTCCATCACAGCCCTCAGGGTGGGGCTCTCCAGCAAGTCCAGACCCTTTGTGCAGACGAGCACCTCAGAGTTCCCACACAAACGTCACGTGACTCCTGCCCTGCTCTGGGGAAGTATCACACACAAAGCCTTTGGTTTCGGTTTCCCACTGACAGGTGCCTCAGGCTGCCAGGGCCTTTGGGGTCCTGCCAGCCGGCTCCATGCCTGA